One region of Oryzias latipes chromosome 6, ASM223467v1 genomic DNA includes:
- the LOC101168456 gene encoding gamma-aminobutyric acid receptor-associated protein-like 2, with protein sequence MKWMFKEDHSLEHRCVESAKIRNKYPDRVPVIVEKVSGSQIVDIDKRKYLVPSDITVAQFMWIIRKRIQLPSEKAIFLFVDKTVPQSSLTMGQLYDKEKDEDGFLYVAYSGENTFGYLTGLILH encoded by the exons ATGAAATGGATGTTTAAAGAGGACCATTCCCTCG AGCACCGATGTGTGGAGTCAGCCAAAATACGCAACAAATACCCGGACAGAGTACCG GTGATCGTGGAGAAAGTCTCCGGCTCTCAGATCGTGGACATCGATAAGAGGAAGTACCTGGTGCCGTCTGATATCACCGTGGCCCAGTTCATGTGGATCATCAGAAAACGCATCCAGCTGCCGTCAGAGAAAGCCATCTTCCTCTTCGTCGACAAAACTGTCCCTCAATCCAG TCTGACGATGGGCCAGCTGTACGACAAGGAGAAAGACGAGGATGGCTTTCTGTACGTGGCCTACAGCGGAGAAAACACCTTCGGTTACCTCACAGGGTTGATACTGCactga